From the genome of Ciona intestinalis chromosome 4, KH, whole genome shotgun sequence:
CACCACCAAGCCAAATGAAAGTAGGGCCAATGCAACATCATGGGTTTAATGGGCCACCAATGGTTAGACTACAGACACCTAACAGTGGCATGAACCCTGGCTTTCCTGGATGGGTTGCTAGAAATGAAATACGGGGTATGAGGCCACCGTATAATGGTCCAGGCCCTGGATGGAACCCACAcatgcatggtggggcaatgccCAGTCATCCTGGGTATCATCCAAACATGCCTGTTGGACATAATAATTACCCGATGAACCGTCCACACTATTCAGGTCCCAATCCACAGTTCAGAGGTGCCTCTCGTATGCCAATGGGTGCAATCCGACCAGGTCTAGGACCACTTGGGTCACCTGGAGGTCCAGAGATGGGTGATGTACAAAGTGTGGGACCAAACCATATGGTATCAAGTGGAAATCAAGGCCACATGCTTCAAAACACGGGGCAGATGAAAGCTTTAACTCGACCACCTTCACAAATTCCATCTCCTACTACGACGTCAACAAGAAAAAATTCGACAAGCTCGGCAAAAAATTCTGACTCAAAATCTCCGAAAACCTCAGAGCCAAGCGCTAAATCAAGAAAGAAATCTGAAAAGAAAGCGATGCaagaaaacaaagttaaaaataatgcaGACCATGATAGAGCTGGCCATGAACAAAGTCTTCCACCCCATTCTATACCTGCAGTGTTACCACAGACATGCTGCAACTGCTCAAATGATATCCAACCTACTGACGATGCAATAAGGTGCTTGGCTAGCTGCAATAAATGGTTTCACAGGACATGTGTTGGACTCACAGAGAGTGCATGCAATTTCCTTAGATCTGAAGAGCTTGCCTTATGGGCATGTGACAACtgcctaaaaacaaaagaaattaatTCAGTTAGAACAAGAATGGACAGCCATCTTACTAGCCCTGCTTAAATCTaagaaacacttttttttattaccaagTTTTTATTATGAGCGCTAACTAAAAGTTACTAATATTTGTGTCAGTATCATGTAGTATGTCTTCAAGAATTACTCCTGGCTTTATTAAGTCATCCAATTTGTGCTTTTGCACACAATGTATGAACACacatttaatttagtaatacCCATTTAATGTATACCTCAATTTTTTCTGAGATTTAATGCCTCTTGAAACAATTTCTAATCGTTATCAACGGCACAATTGACAAATACCTGGCTATAGAACAGAGTTGTACTTTGtgcttttaaaatgaaattccTCCACATAAGTTGCTGTATAAATTTTTATCCTTTTTACTAATATTACTTTtgagttgtttattattattccaatggaataaaaacctgcacaattctatttttagtgaaatttttaaaacctatatttGCTTATGTGGTGTCAGATAATTAAGCCaagacttttttaaagaatgtaGATTAGGTCCATTACACAAAACCAATCTTGCCATGTCATGTTTAGGGTACTGATACCAAAATTAACACACCCAGATCATTTCTTATCATTTAGATGCATACAATTCTAGATCCATACAGTTTTTACGGTACAGTTTCATTGTAAACTACAAGCCTTTTACGTCCGATCTATATCCCCAAATTTACCTATCTAATTTTAACAGGCCCATTTAATTGATAATTACAAGCCTTTTACTGTCAATAATACATCAGGTCTAGCTCCCTAATTCACAAAATACAAGGCTACAGACTTGTGCTTGTAACAAACCTtcaaataataacaaattttcaaTCCAATATCAGTTCCATATATTACTCCTTCAGTAACACTGGTTAGTGTCCATACTGTTTGTTGTGGTAACCAGTTTAATgagaatttaaattaattgatAGTAGTACCGCTTATTGAACTTATATCACCTCACAATTAGAAAAAGCCAAAGCCgaaaaaactaaacttttgttttgatattataCATGGGAATTTTGGAATTTCTTTGCATGTACAGCTTGCACACAGGCGTGCTACTTTTTCGGGAATAGTAAATACAGAACAAGCGTCGGTAAGTACAAGCAAATGTACACATGAAACT
Proteins encoded in this window:
- the LOC100180148 gene encoding pygopus homolog 2 — translated: MPKKRDGSESKKARKASSTSKEAATTSPSASTDIVPPPNPSATHLVASNPFDDPPPSQMKVGPMQHHGFNGPPMVRLQTPNSGMNPGFPGWVARNEIRGMRPPYNGPGPGWNPHMHGGAMPSHPGYHPNMPVGHNNYPMNRPHYSGPNPQFRGASRMPMGAIRPGLGPLGSPGGPEMGDVQSVGPNHMVSSGNQGHMLQNTGQMKALTRPPSQIPSPTTTSTRKNSTSSAKNSDSKSPKTSEPSAKSRKKSEKKAMQENKVKNNADHDRAGHEQSLPPHSIPAVLPQTCCNCSNDIQPTDDAIRCLASCNKWFHRTCVGLTESACNFLRSEELALWACDNCLKTKEINSVRTRMDSHLTSPA